A stretch of DNA from Longimicrobium sp.:
TCCTGGTGGATCGGCCGCCCCGAGGTGCGCTCGGTGTTGGTGATGTCGGTGGTGACCTGCTGGCTCACCCCGTGGCTGTACGAGAGAAGCTCGATCTGGTCGGCGTAGCCGTCGATCTGGCTGGTGCCGGGAACCCCCTCGATCTTCATCATGATTACGTCGGGCATCGCTCTCGACTCCGTGTTCGTTCAGGTTCGCGGCCCAGGCGCACCAGTGCGTGAGTGCGTCGGTGCGTGAGCGCGTTCGGGTCCGGGGCGGGGGCGGGCGATCGGGCGGACCGCCGCCCCCGCGGCCCGGGTCACGCGGCGGCCGGCGGCGGCAGCTCGGCCACCAGGCGGATCGACGCGGTCAGCTCCTCGAGCTGGAAGTGCGGGCGCAGGAACACCGTGGCGTTGTAGCACCCCGGCTTCCCCGGGATCTCGGTGACGTCCACCCGCGCCTCGCGCAGCGGGAAGCGCGCCTTGGCCGACTGCGGCGCGTCGTCGTTCAGCAGCACGTAGCTGGCGATCCAGTCGTTCAGGTACTTGCTGATGGTCGACTTGGTCTGGAACGAGCCGATCTTGTCGCGCATCATCACCTTCAGGTAGTGCGCGAAGCGGCTGGCGGCCAGCACGTACGGCAGCAGCGCCGAGAGGCGGGCGTTGGCGTTCGCCTGGTCGGTGCTGTACGTCTTGGCCTTCTGCGTGGTGGCCCCGCCGAAGAACGCGGCGTAGCTCTCGCCCTTGCAGTGGCAGAGCGAGATGAAGCCCAGGTCGGAGAGCTCCTTCTCGCGGCGGTCGGTGATGGCGATCTCGGTGGGGCACTTCAGCGCCACGTCGCCCTCGTCGGTGCGGAAGGTGTGCGTGGGGAGCCCGTCCACCAGGCCGCCGCCCTCCACCCCGCGGATCGCCGCGCACCAGCCGTACTGCGCGAACGCGGTGGTGATGCGCAGGCCCAGCGCCCAGGCGGCGTTCCCCCACAGGTACTTCCGGTGGTCGCGCCCGTCGGTGTCCTCCTTGAACACCAGCCCCTCCACCGGCACCGTGTCGGGCCCGTAGGGGAGGCGCAGGAGGATGTGCGGGAGCACCAGCGCCACGTAGCGGCTGTCCTCGCTGTCGCGGAAGCTGCGCCAGCCGGCCAGCTCGGTGCTCTCGAACAGCTTGGCCAGATCGCGCGGCACCCCCAGCTCGGTGAAGCCGTCCATGTCGAAGAGCTTCGGCGACGCGGCCGAGATGAACGGCGCGTGGGCGGCCGCGGCCACCTCGCTGATCTTGTTGAGGAAGACGATGTCCTGCGGGTGGCGGCCGAACTCGTAGTCGCCGATCAGCACGCTGTACGGGTTGCCGCCGAAGGTGCCGTACTCCTCCTCGTAGAGCTTCTTGAAGAGGTTGCTCTGGTCGAACTCCACCGCCTTCTCCAGGTCCTTCTGCAGCTCGGCCCGGGTGGCGTTCAGCACGCGCAGCTTGAGCTGGGTGCCGGTCTCGGTGTTCATCACCAGGTAGAACATCCCCCGCCAGGTGGCCTCCAGCCGCTGGAACTGCTCGTTGTGGAGGATCTGGTTGAGCTGCGCCCCGATCACCTCGTCGATGGCCGCGATGCGCTCCTGGATGGCGGCCGTGATCTGGTCCTTCTTCTGGATGCGCTCGTCGAGCACCTGGTCGGCGAACTCGCCCACCAGGATCTTGGCGATCTTGATCTGGTGCGGGTCGCGGGCCATGTGGCCCTCGCGCACGATGCGGTCGAGGATGGTGAGCTCCTCGGTGGCGGCGGCTGCGCCGCCCGCCGCGGCTTCGGTCTCGGACATCTCGGTTCTCCGTTCAGGGAAAGAGTCGTCGTGTAGTAGTCGAGCGGGCGGGCGTCAGGCCTCGGCCGCGGCGGGCTCGGCCTCGCCGGCGGCGAGCTGCTTGATCTGCTCGAGCTGCTCGGTGTTGGCGATCACGTCCTGGAGGAGCTGGTCCAGGTCGTCGTTGCCGTCGAGCTTGGTGAGCAGGTCGGAGAGGCGCTGGCGCTGCTCGAACAGCTTGCGCAGCGCGTCCACCTGCTGGACGATGGCGAGCGGCCCGAAGTCGTCCATGTCCTGGAACTTGAGCTCCACCTGCAGGTTCCCCTCGCCGGTGATGGCGTTGGGCACCGACAGCGCCAGCCGGGGCCGGGCCTTGCCGAGCACCTCGTTGAGGTTGTCGCGGTCGATCTCGACGAACTTGCGCTTCTTCAGCGGCGGCAGCGCCGTCTCGGGCTGCCCCGACAGGTCGGCCATGATCCCCACCACCAGGGGGAGCTGCTTGCGCTGGACGGCGCCGCCGAGCTCCAGGTCGTAGGTGATCTGCACGCGCGGCGGGCGGACCCGGTCGAGCTTGTGCTGGGTGCTCTCCTTCATTGTCCATCTCCTTGTGTGGACGGTGCGGTTCACCCCCTCCGTGTGAGGGCGGTGGCGGGACAACTTCGGTGGGACGGATCAACCTCGTTTCTGCCTCCTGCCAACCCTCACTGCCAAACCTCCAAGTGCGAAAGTGCGAGAGTGCGAAAGTGTTTTAGTCCTTAGTGCTTAGTCCCTGGTGCAACTGCGAACTGCTGAGCTGCTATACCGGCATCCGCGCGGCGGGTGGTGCCCCCTCCCCCCGCCCTCCCCCGCTGCGCGGGAGAGGGAGCTTTCCCGGTGCATGACGGCGGGCTTCCGTGCGGTCCGCCGAGGCGGGCGAGGCAGGCCTCGCCCCTACGGTCCCGCGGTTTCGTACTAAGCACTAAGGACTAAGGACTAAAGCACTCAGGACTCAGCACTCAGCACTTCCCTACTTCGCCTCCAGCCCCAGGAACACCCGGAGCGTCTTCAGGTCGTAGCCGTCGCGGAGGAACTCGGCGATCAGCTCGCCCAGGCTCATCCCGCCCCAGGCCACGGCGCGCTTCACCAGGAACGGGGTGGGGGAGTGCGGCTCGGTGCGCATCAGGAACTCGGCGGCCTCGGAGAGGCGGCGGTACGCCTCGTCGCGGCTCGTGATCGGGCCGCCGCGCGCCACGGGGGCCGCGGACGGGGCCGGCGCCGGGGCGGCCAGGGTGGAGTCGGTCATCGGCAGCTCCTGCGGTGGGTCCACGGGCACCGCCAGCAGCGGGGCCGTCTCGGGGCGGTCGGCCAGCACGGCGCCCACCCAGGCGCGCACCTGCCGCAGCGTGTCCAGCCAGCGCGCGAGCGTGGGCCCGTCGCGGCCGCAGCGCTCGTCCAGGAGCGCCTGCAGCTTCGCCGCGGCGCCCTCCGCCCCCTCCAGGTCGGCCGCCAGCTCGCGGAAGAACGGCGTGGGGGTGAGCGAGATGTTGGCGGCGAAGCGGGCGCGGGTGGGCCCGTCGGGCTCCTCCGTGGGGGCCTCGCCGCGCCGCCCCGCCTGCGCCGGAGACTGCGGCTGCGCGTGCGACTGGTTCTCGCGCCGGAGCGCCTCCTGCCAGTCGGCCCAGGTGTAGCGGGTGAAGTCGGAGCCGTCGGGCGAGGTGATCGGCGCCAGGGTGAGCAGCACGCTCATCCGCTCGTTGATCCACACGAACGGGGCGTTGCGCACCTCGGGGTCTTCCGGGTCCACCTGCGGGTGCAGATGCTCCCAGAACCACTGGCAGAGCGCGTGGATCAGCCGCACCCCCTCGCGCGCCCCGGCGAAGCCGTAGAGGTGGATCCACGCCTCCAGCAGCCACGCGGCCACCTGCAGGTCGCGCGAGCGCTTCTCCAGCACCTGCTGGCAGAGCGCGGCGGTCTCCTTCCAGTCGGCGCGCTTCAGGTCGCGCTGCCACTGCCCCTGCGGCACCGTGGCGTCGTCCTCGCGCCGCGCCTCCATGATCCGCTGCCAGAGCGGGTCGTAGCGCAGCGACTCGCCCGCCGGCTTCTCCAGCGAGAGCGGCTGGAGGAAGCGGTCGAGGTCCACCCGGAAGCGGGTCTCCAGCTGCAGCCCGCTCATCGCGGCCTCCGGGCGAGCGGGGGGGAGAGGGGGGCGGCGGCCGCCGCGCTCCGGTCCTCCTCGTCGCCGCCGACGTCGAGCTCGAACGGCTCGTCGGGGCGCTGCCGCGCGCCGCCGCGCAGCACGGGGGCGTGGGCGGGGAAGGCGGGCATGGCGCGCTCGGCGCCCGAGCCGGGGTCGCGCAGCCGCAGGCGGACGAAGACGCGCGCCCGGTCCGCCGGGGCGACGGAATCGCCCACCACCGCCTCGGTGGGGACCAGCAGCGCCAGCGTGTGCCGCACCCGCGCGGGCGAGGCGCCCACGTCGGCGGGGCTCCCCAGCAGGTCGGCCACCATGCGCAGCAGCGCCCAGTCGCCCCCGTACGGCCAGCTCACCGTGCGGTCGCGCGCCCGCCCCGGCGCCTTCAGCCCGGCCGCGCTGGGGCGCACCGGCGAGTCGAGCGCCCAGCGCAGCGACAGCCGCACGGGGTCGCCCAGGCGCCACTCGGCCTTCGCCCCCGCCGAGTCGCGCGGGGACAGGCGCTGGTCGCCGACCTCCAGGAGCCAGTCGGCCACCTGGTCGCCGCCGCGCTCCCTCGGGCGGTTGCTGCGGAACTCGGCGCTCACCACGAAGGCGGCGCTCCCCGTGGTGTCCGATCCCAGCAGCGCCGCCAGGAACGGGCGCACCCGCTCCATCGCCGCCAGCCACTCGGCCGCGGGCGAGCCGGCGCCGCCCACGCCCACGCCGCCCCCGGCCACCGCGGCGCGCGCCCAGCCGGTCTCGTCCCACACCTGCCAGAAGCGGCGGATGGCGTCCAGGTCCGCGTCGCCCGACCCGTCGCCCGCCGCGGCGAAGGGGAAGCGCCCGGCCAGCTCGCCCTCGAAGGCGGCGCGCAGCCGCTCGTAGCCCTGCGCGGCGGCCAGGCTCCCCAGCTCGCGGCAGCGCTCCAGGAGCGGGGCGCGCAGCCGCTCGCGCACCTGGCTGAAGAAGTCGGTGGGGGCGCGCCGCCGCCCCAGCGACGCCTCGCAGCTCCCCAGGTCCACCGCGTCCATCCCGGTGCGGATGAACTGCTCCAGCGCCACCAGCGTGTTCCCCGGCGTCTTGGCCTCGTAGCCGTCGAGCGCGCCCACCAGCTGGCGCCAGCGCACCACCGCGTCGGGGCCGCGGGCGCCGCGCACCCCGCGGGCGCGGTCGTAGCGGTCGAAGGCGGGCGACTCGAAGTCGGCCAGGAGCGGCGCGGCGATCCCGTGCGCCACCGCGCCCACCCGGCCGCGCTGCCCGGCCAGCCACGCCTCCAGCTCGTCGGCGTCGGCCGCGCCGAAGGCGGGGGCGGCCACGGGCTTCGCCCCGTTCCAGCCGCGGAACTCGGGGTCGAAGGGGGCGTAGGGGCCGCCGTCGGCCAGGAGCCGCGCGGCGTCGTCGAGCATCGCCGAGCTCTGGTCCAGGAGCGTCTCGGCCAGCTCGTCGTAGGGCCCGTACAGCCCCAGCGTGTCGAAGGCGGCCATCAGCCGGAGCAGCCGGTCGGACGCCGGGCGGAACTCCGCCACCCGGGCGCGCAGCTCGCGCTCGCGCGCCGGGAGCCCCACGGCGGCCGGGAGGCGGTCGAAGCGGCGCGCCCGCGCCACCGCGTCGGTCATGCTGGCCTCCAGCTCCACCAGCGACAGGCCGGAGACCAGCGCCTGCGCGCCGCTGGGGATCGAGTCCACCTTCCCGGCGCGGAACGCCTGGTAGTCGGCGTACATCCCCAGCGCGTCGTCCAGGACCCGCACGTCCCAGCGCGGCCAGGCGCCCCCGGGGATGGCGGCGCGCAGCGGCACCGGCTGCGCCCGGCGGGTGAAGCGGCGCCCGGCCAGCGCGTCGAGCGCCCGGCGCAGGTCCAGCGCGGCCTGGTCGCGGGGTCCGGTCCCGGCTTCGGGGCCGGCGCCGGCGTCCGGCGCCTGCGCGGCGACGGAGCCGGACAGGCTCGCCAGCGCGTAGCCGGCGTCCTGCAGCCGCCTGTCGCGGATCTCCTGGAAGCGCGGGACGAAGCCCTCCCGGAGCCGCGGCCCGTCGACCACGGCGGAGCGGGGGATGGCGCGCAGCGCGCGGTCGAGCGTGGCGGGGAGGCCGCCGCCGGCGGTGAGCCAGTCGTTGCCCACGTAGGTGCGCACGGAGTCCACGCGGCCGCGCATCCGCCGCCAGGAGTCGAGCGGGAGCCCGCCGGGCCCGGCGCTGCGGGCACTCTCCACGTCGTCGCGCAGCCCTTCCACCTGGTCCAGCAGCCGGTCGTAGGTGGCCTCCACCAGCGCGGTGAGCGAGTCCAGCGCGGGGCGGGTGTACGACCCGGCCACCTGCCGCGCCCGCGACTCGCGCA
This window harbors:
- the tssC gene encoding type VI secretion system contractile sheath large subunit, which codes for MSETEAAAGGAAAATEELTILDRIVREGHMARDPHQIKIAKILVGEFADQVLDERIQKKDQITAAIQERIAAIDEVIGAQLNQILHNEQFQRLEATWRGMFYLVMNTETGTQLKLRVLNATRAELQKDLEKAVEFDQSNLFKKLYEEEYGTFGGNPYSVLIGDYEFGRHPQDIVFLNKISEVAAAAHAPFISAASPKLFDMDGFTELGVPRDLAKLFESTELAGWRSFRDSEDSRYVALVLPHILLRLPYGPDTVPVEGLVFKEDTDGRDHRKYLWGNAAWALGLRITTAFAQYGWCAAIRGVEGGGLVDGLPTHTFRTDEGDVALKCPTEIAITDRREKELSDLGFISLCHCKGESYAAFFGGATTQKAKTYSTDQANANARLSALLPYVLAASRFAHYLKVMMRDKIGSFQTKSTISKYLNDWIASYVLLNDDAPQSAKARFPLREARVDVTEIPGKPGCYNATVFLRPHFQLEELTASIRLVAELPPPAAA
- the tssB gene encoding type VI secretion system contractile sheath small subunit translates to MKESTQHKLDRVRPPRVQITYDLELGGAVQRKQLPLVVGIMADLSGQPETALPPLKKRKFVEIDRDNLNEVLGKARPRLALSVPNAITGEGNLQVELKFQDMDDFGPLAIVQQVDALRKLFEQRQRLSDLLTKLDGNDDLDQLLQDVIANTEQLEQIKQLAAGEAEPAAAEA
- the tssA gene encoding type VI secretion system protein TssA encodes the protein MSGLQLETRFRVDLDRFLQPLSLEKPAGESLRYDPLWQRIMEARREDDATVPQGQWQRDLKRADWKETAALCQQVLEKRSRDLQVAAWLLEAWIHLYGFAGAREGVRLIHALCQWFWEHLHPQVDPEDPEVRNAPFVWINERMSVLLTLAPITSPDGSDFTRYTWADWQEALRRENQSHAQPQSPAQAGRRGEAPTEEPDGPTRARFAANISLTPTPFFRELAADLEGAEGAAAKLQALLDERCGRDGPTLARWLDTLRQVRAWVGAVLADRPETAPLLAVPVDPPQELPMTDSTLAAPAPAPSAAPVARGGPITSRDEAYRRLSEAAEFLMRTEPHSPTPFLVKRAVAWGGMSLGELIAEFLRDGYDLKTLRVFLGLEAK
- a CDS encoding type VI secretion system protein encodes the protein MIAAVSPGLAGALPFLLAGTVLLAAALLLWIASAMRRAREAAEFETTAAAPEAEDDGAAPARRAPGVDLEALHAKLRKGFAAGLDRVHDFSTGPDWRYAAPWVLVVGESGAGKSAALAAAGLERPFDPARPGNGPDPLDDPCRFEVYDGGVALDVKGDLFLRPDGSAYEDGWRHLLKLLARHRPARPVDGVVVAVPAQALRGGPAAREGAVRRGAAIFERLREAQKALGVRFPVSLLVTRCDALPGFASLAAQLPDDARDEAFGWASPHAVDSVFRGEWVDEGLAEVHGELLRTQAELLADSADPDGLFQLPGEIRSLGPGLRALLEEVFKDSAFHESFFFRGFYFTGSADPLASLTAAPSSASSESTADGEEDGERTQAAEPALARPVFLRDVLGGKVFAERNLARRGGGAGMTRDRTLLAAQAAIVFLGVVGGLGLWRDHYRLQRRDAQVAGQLSAVRASLSGFRGEMQVLTLLDQVSAVNPRPLYSVFMPTSWPGGVRLRGEVRDVAAGALSDVVLPAMRDSLEFWLRDMAPPAGRARPAAFAPDGPRLRATPDSVEQYLRDMAEVTVGVRRYNTLATPGKGSVALLDSLVRYVFDRGSLRPPMRRNRLLERALRESRARQVAGSYTRPALDSLTALVEATYDRLLDQVEGLRDDVESARSAGPGGLPLDSWRRMRGRVDSVRTYVGNDWLTAGGGLPATLDRALRAIPRSAVVDGPRLREGFVPRFQEIRDRRLQDAGYALASLSGSVAAQAPDAGAGPEAGTGPRDQAALDLRRALDALAGRRFTRRAQPVPLRAAIPGGAWPRWDVRVLDDALGMYADYQAFRAGKVDSIPSGAQALVSGLSLVELEASMTDAVARARRFDRLPAAVGLPARERELRARVAEFRPASDRLLRLMAAFDTLGLYGPYDELAETLLDQSSAMLDDAARLLADGGPYAPFDPEFRGWNGAKPVAAPAFGAADADELEAWLAGQRGRVGAVAHGIAAPLLADFESPAFDRYDRARGVRGARGPDAVVRWRQLVGALDGYEAKTPGNTLVALEQFIRTGMDAVDLGSCEASLGRRRAPTDFFSQVRERLRAPLLERCRELGSLAAAQGYERLRAAFEGELAGRFPFAAAGDGSGDADLDAIRRFWQVWDETGWARAAVAGGGVGVGGAGSPAAEWLAAMERVRPFLAALLGSDTTGSAAFVVSAEFRSNRPRERGGDQVADWLLEVGDQRLSPRDSAGAKAEWRLGDPVRLSLRWALDSPVRPSAAGLKAPGRARDRTVSWPYGGDWALLRMVADLLGSPADVGASPARVRHTLALLVPTEAVVGDSVAPADRARVFVRLRLRDPGSGAERAMPAFPAHAPVLRGGARQRPDEPFELDVGGDEEDRSAAAAAPLSPPLARRPR